A section of the Oncorhynchus nerka isolate Pitt River unplaced genomic scaffold, Oner_Uvic_2.0 unplaced_scaffold_1512, whole genome shotgun sequence genome encodes:
- the LOC135568529 gene encoding stonustoxin subunit beta-like, translating to MKSDRSMGLPIYFREGDFSTEQSVEHGGENTMKPGLRKYACDLTLDPNTVFRYCFLSEGNKKVTHMGKYHPYPDHPERFEHCGEVLCRESLTGRCYWEVEWSGGEADIGVAYKGISRRGEFNDCYLGYNDKSWSLRCSDNSYIAWHNNNFTTIDIPSSSPYRVGVYLDWPAGTLSFYIVSSDTLTHLYTFHTTFTEPLYPGFHLWGCGVSASFVR from the exons atgaagagtgaccggtCTATGGGTCTACCTATAtactttagagagggagacttttctactgaacaaag tgtggaacatggtggagagaacacaatgaaacctggacttagaaaat atgcctgtgatctcacactggacccaaacacagtaTTCAGATACTGCTTTCTGTCTGAGGGGAACAAAAAGGTGACACATATGGGGAAGTACCAtccgtatcctgatcacccagagagatttgagcaCTGTGGagaggtgctgtgtagagagagtctgactgggcgctgttactgggaggtagagtggagtgggggAGAGGCTGATATAGGAGTGgcatataaaggaatcagcaggagaggagagtttaatgactgttatcttggatacaatgacaagtcctggagtctgcGCTGCTCTGACAACAGTTACATTGCCTGGCACAATAATAACTTCACTACCATAGACATCCCCTCCTCCAGCCCctacagagtaggagtgtatctggactggccagccggcactctgtccttctacatAGTCTCCTcggacacactgacccacctgtaCACATTCCACACCACATTCACTGaacccctctatccagggtttcaTCTTTGGGGTTGTGGCGTCTCAGCGTCCTTTGTCAGGTGA